Proteins from a genomic interval of Orbaceae bacterium lpD02:
- a CDS encoding assimilatory sulfite reductase (NADPH) flavoprotein subunit yields the protein MNKNKSPFNTDQLNKIINEASPQQLAWLSGYLWAKAEQGSTSVAASALVSNEIESDSTIDTPQNITIVSASQTGNARRVAKELSHDLDRLGWPFSHVHAADFKFKKIEQEHILIIITSTQGEGEVPEEALAFYNYLSSKKAPPLAHLYYAVLSLGDSSYVHFCQAGKAFDQRLAQLGAKRLADRVDADTDYQAACDNWRQMIVDQLTQISAQNLVTNKPNNNPIIVETSRYSRDNPFLATVNINQKITASHSDRDIRHIELDLTDSGIRYQAGDTLGVWYQNSLTLVDELLSTTQLDGETNIELHGENYSLQQALVEKVELTQNTPVIITKYAELIKNSELLQLADDKSALRDFAQTTPIIDMLTHYQGQFTAQELIDILRPLTPRLYSIASAQDEVGEEAHLTVNVVQYFIADKQRTGGASYFLAEQIPEQSQIKIFIEQNDNFRLPNDHSLPIIMIAAGTGIAPFRAFMQQRANQATKGESWLLFGNPHFTADFLYQVEWQTYMKDGILTRIDLAWSRDQANKIYVQDKLLAQAVDIWQWLQRGAYIYVCGDANKMAKAVNNALLNIIMQQGLFNEEQANNYLDELRSTKRYQRDIY from the coding sequence ATGAATAAAAATAAGTCACCTTTTAATACTGACCAACTCAATAAAATAATTAATGAAGCATCGCCACAACAACTCGCTTGGTTATCAGGTTATTTATGGGCGAAAGCTGAACAAGGTTCAACGTCAGTAGCAGCGTCAGCATTAGTATCAAATGAAATAGAGAGCGACTCAACCATAGATACGCCACAAAATATTACTATCGTATCGGCCTCCCAAACCGGTAATGCAAGGCGAGTGGCAAAAGAGCTGAGCCATGATCTTGACCGTTTAGGCTGGCCTTTTAGCCATGTACATGCCGCCGACTTTAAGTTTAAGAAGATCGAGCAAGAACATATTTTAATTATTATCACGTCAACCCAAGGTGAAGGTGAGGTGCCGGAAGAAGCCTTAGCTTTTTATAACTATTTATCGTCTAAAAAAGCGCCGCCATTAGCGCATTTATATTATGCTGTTTTGAGCTTGGGCGATTCATCTTATGTTCATTTTTGTCAGGCAGGAAAAGCGTTTGACCAGCGTTTAGCCCAACTAGGAGCGAAACGCTTAGCCGACCGCGTTGATGCTGATACTGATTATCAAGCTGCCTGCGATAATTGGCGACAAATGATTGTCGATCAATTAACACAGATTAGTGCGCAAAATCTAGTTACCAATAAACCAAATAATAATCCGATTATCGTTGAAACAAGTCGATACAGCCGTGACAACCCATTTTTAGCGACAGTCAATATTAATCAAAAAATCACCGCCAGCCATTCTGATCGGGACATTCGCCATATAGAGCTTGATTTAACTGATTCTGGTATTCGCTACCAAGCTGGCGATACGCTTGGCGTATGGTATCAAAATAGTCTTACTTTAGTCGATGAGCTGCTTAGTACAACTCAGCTTGACGGGGAAACCAATATCGAGCTGCATGGTGAAAACTACTCACTACAGCAAGCATTAGTCGAAAAAGTGGAATTGACTCAAAATACACCCGTTATTATTACGAAATATGCCGAGTTAATAAAAAATAGTGAACTTTTGCAGCTTGCCGATGATAAATCGGCATTACGTGATTTTGCTCAAACGACCCCGATCATCGATATGCTTACACACTATCAAGGTCAATTTACTGCCCAAGAGCTGATTGACATATTACGCCCATTAACACCTCGTCTATACTCTATCGCTTCCGCACAAGATGAAGTCGGCGAAGAAGCCCATTTAACGGTTAATGTGGTGCAATATTTTATTGCTGATAAACAAAGGACGGGGGGCGCGTCTTATTTTTTAGCCGAGCAGATCCCTGAGCAGAGCCAAATCAAAATATTTATTGAGCAAAATGATAATTTTAGATTACCAAATGATCATAGCCTACCGATTATTATGATCGCAGCCGGCACTGGCATTGCACCATTTCGAGCCTTTATGCAGCAACGTGCCAATCAAGCCACAAAAGGGGAAAGTTGGTTGTTATTTGGTAACCCTCATTTTACGGCTGATTTTTTGTATCAGGTTGAATGGCAAACTTATATGAAAGACGGCATTTTAACGCGAATTGACTTAGCCTGGTCACGCGATCAGGCCAATAAAATCTATGTGCAAGATAAACTGCTCGCACAAGCCGTCGATATTTGGCAATGGCTGCAACGCGGTGCTTATATTTATGTGTGCGGTGATGCCAACAAGATGGCTAAGGCGGTAAATAACGCTTTACTAAACATTATTATGCAACAAGGGTTATTTAATGAAGAACAAGCCAATAACTATCTTGATGAACTTAGAAGCACTAAACGCTATCAACGAGATATCTATTAA
- the sat gene encoding sulfate adenylyltransferase: MPLISPHASKNLKPRHVLPENLVATQQYASTLPDITLSTREVGDLIMLGIGGFTPLYGFMREQDWHSVCDNMHLADGVFWPIPITVSVSYEQANNISLGDELALKTPTGNVIGLLTVDSIYEPDKQFEAQHVFGTTDSSHPGVAVLMAQPPINLGGKVDVFNDDNFKLRFAPYALTPQETRDRFSQLGWQKIAAFQTRNPMHRSHEYLVKTVLELFDGVLIHSLFGNLKAGDVPADIRLKAINALIDHYFVKDSVIHSGYPLDMRYAGPKEALLHALFRQNYGCSHLIVGRDHAGVGDFYSPFAAQEIFSTLSADDLQIKPIKIDWTFYCQKCAGMASNKTCPHGSNDRVLISGTEVRRRLQANQSLPATFSRPEVVEQLYLWANR, from the coding sequence ATGCCTTTAATTTCACCTCACGCCAGTAAAAATCTAAAACCACGGCATGTTCTGCCAGAAAATTTAGTGGCAACGCAGCAATACGCATCGACGCTACCAGATATCACCCTGTCAACGCGCGAAGTAGGTGATTTAATCATGCTTGGGATTGGCGGGTTTACGCCTTTATATGGTTTTATGCGCGAGCAAGATTGGCATAGCGTCTGCGATAATATGCACCTTGCTGATGGTGTATTTTGGCCTATTCCCATTACAGTATCGGTAAGTTATGAGCAAGCAAATAACATAAGTCTTGGTGATGAGCTGGCGTTAAAAACCCCTACCGGCAATGTAATTGGCTTATTAACCGTTGATAGTATTTATGAGCCAGATAAACAGTTCGAAGCTCAGCACGTATTTGGAACTACCGATAGCTCACATCCAGGCGTTGCGGTATTAATGGCGCAACCACCGATTAATTTGGGCGGTAAAGTAGACGTATTTAATGATGATAATTTTAAATTACGTTTTGCCCCTTATGCACTTACGCCACAAGAGACTCGCGATCGATTTAGTCAGTTAGGTTGGCAAAAAATTGCCGCTTTTCAAACACGTAACCCGATGCACCGTTCCCATGAATATCTTGTTAAAACCGTATTAGAACTGTTTGATGGTGTATTAATTCACTCGTTATTTGGCAATTTAAAAGCCGGTGATGTCCCTGCTGACATCCGCCTTAAGGCAATTAATGCCTTAATTGATCATTACTTTGTCAAAGATAGCGTTATTCACTCTGGTTACCCGTTAGATATGCGCTATGCGGGGCCTAAAGAAGCGCTATTGCATGCCTTATTTAGACAAAACTATGGCTGTAGCCATCTGATTGTTGGCCGAGATCATGCTGGGGTCGGCGATTTTTACTCGCCTTTTGCCGCACAAGAGATTTTTTCCACTTTAAGCGCTGATGACTTACAAATTAAGCCGATAAAAATTGATTGGACCTTTTATTGTCAAAAATGCGCAGGTATGGCATCGAATAAAACCTGCCCACATGGTAGTAACGACCGGGTATTAATTTCTGGTACGGAAGTGAGACGGCGACTGCAAGCCAACCAATCACTGCCCGCAACATTTAGTCGCCCTGAAGTGGTTGAACAGTTGTATCTATGGGCAAATCGCTAA
- the dndE gene encoding DNA sulfur modification protein DndE, whose protein sequence is MLPNRMQLSRQTEEQLKRLKTMTGITPNISARLAFYRSIESGFRYQIDGRKLDGLLVLEKSIWLGELEGITELLLKFTYPQLDSKEIMKAWAAHVEDGIAALRNHKSLIGIISGL, encoded by the coding sequence ATGTTACCAAATAGAATGCAACTTAGCCGTCAAACCGAAGAACAATTAAAACGTTTAAAAACAATGACCGGAATAACGCCAAATATTTCAGCTCGTCTAGCATTTTATCGTTCTATTGAATCAGGGTTTCGTTATCAGATAGATGGACGAAAACTAGATGGTTTGCTAGTACTTGAAAAATCTATTTGGCTAGGTGAGCTAGAAGGAATAACCGAGCTATTGCTTAAATTCACCTATCCTCAGCTAGACAGCAAAGAAATAATGAAAGCTTGGGCTGCTCATGTTGAAGATGGGATTGCGGCTTTGAGAAATCATAAGAGCTTAATAGGAATAATATCAGGGTTGTAA
- the yidA gene encoding sugar-phosphatase produces MSVKLIAIDLDGTLLNSHHQVSDRIKTTIAEAKSRGIQVVLASGRPYAGIKQYLAELELNRREYFCISNNGSVVHQADTGEHLTEFLLDFKSYQELELLSRQIDISMHALANNAIFTANKKIGPYTVHESYLTQTPLIYCPVDEMNPNLSFTKIMLSGLPEQLSRAESKIPADFYQKYTLVKSTPFFLECLNLGANKGIAMQVIADKLNINYDEMMCIGDQNNDLPMFDYAKHKIAMGNAADAIKDKATFVTKSNDEDGVAVAIEKFIS; encoded by the coding sequence ATGTCGGTTAAACTTATCGCTATTGATTTAGATGGCACGCTATTAAATAGTCACCACCAAGTGAGCGACAGAATAAAAACAACCATAGCGGAAGCTAAAAGTAGAGGGATCCAAGTGGTACTGGCATCTGGGCGTCCTTATGCGGGCATAAAACAATATCTAGCTGAGCTTGAACTCAATCGCCGTGAATATTTTTGTATTAGCAATAATGGTAGTGTTGTTCATCAAGCCGATACGGGCGAGCATTTAACGGAGTTTTTATTAGATTTTAAAAGCTATCAAGAGTTAGAACTGCTCTCACGCCAAATTGATATTTCCATGCATGCCCTTGCCAATAACGCTATTTTTACCGCTAATAAAAAGATTGGTCCTTATACGGTGCATGAGTCCTATCTCACACAAACACCTTTAATTTATTGTCCAGTGGATGAAATGAATCCTAATTTATCGTTTACTAAAATTATGCTATCAGGTCTGCCAGAACAGCTATCGCGCGCAGAAAGCAAAATCCCTGCTGACTTTTATCAAAAATATACACTGGTAAAAAGTACACCATTTTTCCTCGAGTGTTTAAATTTAGGCGCGAATAAAGGCATTGCAATGCAGGTAATTGCTGATAAGTTAAATATTAATTATGATGAAATGATGTGTATTGGCGATCAAAATAATGATTTACCGATGTTTGATTATGCTAAGCATAAAATTGCTATGGGCAATGCCGCTGATGCGATAAAAGATAAAGCAACGTTTGTAACTAAAAGCAATGATGAGGATGGCGTTGCTGTCGCGATTGAAAAATTTATTAGCTAA
- a CDS encoding phosphoadenosine phosphosulfate reductase family protein, with protein MTNLTEINQQLASKSPLDIIAWAINKTDAEHGRSIISTHFGPYEAVLLDLVTQVKADIDVVWIDNGYATNDTYRTANKIITQLNLNVHIFVPQRTQAYLNVRYSGLPELDTPEHDEFTQILKLEPFNRALATLKPNVWFTALRREQSTLRQGLDIISSAGNNLIKVAPILDWTSQDMANYLKQHNLPNTLDYFDPTKGPQGRECGLHKATF; from the coding sequence ATGACCAACTTAACTGAAATAAATCAGCAACTAGCGAGTAAATCACCATTAGATATTATTGCTTGGGCAATCAATAAAACCGATGCCGAACATGGTAGAAGTATTATCAGCACTCACTTTGGCCCTTATGAAGCAGTACTATTAGACCTTGTTACACAAGTCAAAGCTGATATTGATGTCGTATGGATCGATAATGGCTATGCGACCAACGACACTTACCGTACTGCGAATAAAATTATTACGCAACTTAACCTGAATGTTCATATTTTTGTGCCCCAGCGCACACAAGCTTATTTGAATGTGCGTTATAGTGGCTTACCTGAGCTTGATACCCCAGAGCATGATGAGTTTACCCAGATCCTAAAATTAGAGCCCTTTAACCGCGCCTTGGCGACCTTAAAGCCAAACGTATGGTTTACTGCTTTACGTAGAGAACAATCAACATTGCGTCAAGGGTTAGATATTATTAGCTCCGCAGGGAATAATTTAATTAAAGTCGCCCCGATTTTAGATTGGACAAGTCAAGATATGGCAAACTATCTAAAACAGCATAATTTACCCAATACACTGGATTACTTTGATCCAACCAAAGGTCCACAAGGTAGAGAGTGCGGATTACATAAAGCAACGTTTTAG
- the dndD gene encoding DNA sulfur modification protein DndD, which yields MIIKKLILQNFRVFEGRHEIELSPSKNKPIILFGGLNGSGKTSILTAIRLAIYGKMAFDNMLTNQNYIEQLSTLIYKNIETKECGKFASIELTFTYNQSGKTSDFTIVRSWQLGHKDELLLRQDGEELKELNYEQCQGFLNELIPNGVADLFFFDGEKIAALAEDESGKILQAAVRRLLGLDLIEKLRNDLIIYLKRNNANKLGLEYQEKLNQLEQEKNNYMNKAEARRDSAHHIYVQISGILGEIQQKERLFSAEGGAFALTKSQEKEKVETLLKEKENLEKIIRQELDNTFPLALAPTTLDSLLKRLQQEAESKQTQSFIKELHQFLDKLKADMAFRSTTTAKIASEAIQDQLADYLINKQSHDVLFDISERELGRYQQMISQDSDKSKIRFHEAKNRLFELEIALEQATLNILRAPDDEQLLGLFSQIRQLDEERINKINDHTALLEEAKSMLSLALDKAKQIQKFHDQVRSQYNTNSAVSHAQSSLAILDEYSTSLTESRIKALESNFLAAYKRLNRKEHEHLAAKVNPDTFDVELIDSKGQFINRKSLSAGEKQIYAIAILEALGKTSGRQLPVIIDTPLGRLDSKHRDKLVKHYFPLASEQVIILSTDTEIDKYYFRDYLKNNISHSYQIQYDNNTNSSQIKNGYFWQEPSRNKETH from the coding sequence ATGATCATTAAAAAGTTAATTCTACAAAATTTTCGTGTTTTCGAAGGGAGACATGAAATTGAATTATCACCTAGCAAGAATAAACCTATTATTTTATTTGGTGGCTTAAATGGTTCAGGTAAAACATCAATTTTGACCGCAATACGTTTGGCTATTTATGGAAAGATGGCTTTTGATAATATGCTAACTAATCAAAATTATATAGAACAACTTTCAACTTTGATTTATAAAAACATAGAAACTAAGGAATGTGGAAAATTTGCTTCGATCGAGCTAACTTTTACTTATAATCAATCAGGTAAAACCTCTGATTTTACTATTGTGCGTAGCTGGCAATTAGGCCATAAAGATGAACTATTGTTACGACAAGATGGTGAAGAGTTAAAAGAGTTAAACTATGAACAATGTCAGGGATTTCTTAATGAATTAATTCCTAATGGTGTGGCAGATCTCTTCTTTTTTGATGGTGAAAAAATTGCAGCCTTAGCCGAAGATGAGTCTGGAAAAATTTTACAAGCAGCCGTTCGTCGTTTATTGGGTTTAGATTTAATTGAAAAATTGCGTAATGATTTAATTATTTACTTGAAGCGCAACAATGCTAATAAGCTAGGCTTAGAATATCAAGAAAAGTTAAATCAGTTAGAACAAGAAAAAAATAATTATATGAATAAGGCTGAAGCACGAAGAGATTCTGCCCACCATATTTATGTGCAGATATCGGGTATTTTAGGTGAAATCCAGCAAAAAGAACGGTTATTTTCTGCAGAAGGAGGGGCATTTGCCTTAACGAAATCGCAAGAGAAAGAAAAAGTCGAAACACTATTGAAGGAAAAAGAAAATCTAGAAAAAATTATTCGCCAAGAGCTTGATAATACTTTCCCCTTAGCATTAGCCCCAACAACCTTAGATAGTTTGCTCAAACGATTACAACAAGAAGCTGAATCAAAACAAACTCAAAGTTTTATTAAAGAACTTCATCAATTTTTAGATAAGTTAAAGGCAGATATGGCTTTTCGCTCAACAACTACAGCAAAAATTGCGAGTGAAGCTATTCAAGATCAATTAGCTGACTATTTAATAAATAAGCAATCACATGATGTTTTATTTGATATTTCTGAACGAGAATTAGGTCGGTATCAACAAATGATTTCACAAGATTCAGATAAATCAAAAATACGCTTTCATGAAGCAAAAAATAGGTTGTTTGAACTTGAAATAGCTTTAGAACAAGCAACACTCAACATTCTCAGAGCACCCGATGATGAACAACTTTTAGGATTGTTTTCGCAAATTAGGCAATTAGATGAGGAGAGAATAAATAAAATTAATGATCATACCGCACTATTAGAAGAAGCAAAAAGTATGTTATCTTTAGCCTTGGATAAGGCAAAGCAAATTCAAAAGTTTCATGACCAAGTAAGATCACAATATAATACAAATAGTGCCGTTTCTCATGCTCAAAGTAGTCTTGCGATTTTAGATGAATATTCTACTTCGCTAACTGAATCAAGAATTAAGGCTTTAGAATCTAATTTCTTAGCTGCTTATAAACGTTTAAACCGTAAAGAACATGAACATTTAGCCGCCAAAGTAAACCCAGATACCTTTGATGTTGAACTTATTGACAGTAAAGGCCAATTTATTAATCGCAAATCCTTATCTGCAGGTGAAAAACAAATTTATGCTATTGCAATTCTTGAAGCCTTAGGTAAAACATCAGGTCGCCAGCTACCAGTGATTATTGATACGCCGCTTGGCCGTCTAGACTCAAAACACCGTGATAAGTTAGTAAAACATTACTTTCCATTAGCAAGCGAGCAAGTCATTATTTTATCGACTGATACTGAAATTGATAAATATTATTTCAGAGATTACTTAAAGAATAATATTTCTCATAGCTATCAAATACAATATGATAATAATACCAACTCTTCTCAAATTAAAAATGGTTATTTTTGGCAAGAACCCAGCAGAAATAAAGAGACACACTAA